aaaaaaaaaaaaaaaaaaaaaaattaaacagtgagCCCAGTATATTTCTTGGTTTCCCAgcacatataaaagttatgtttacattatGCTGTACTCTATCAAGTGCACAGtagcattatgtcttaaaaacaatgtgtataccttaattaaaaacatcttattgctaaaaaatgctaccaATTATCTGAGTTTTCAGCAactcataatcactgatcacagatcaccataacaattGTAATAATAATGAGAAGGTTTGAAATACGGTTTGAAGAATGAAAAGTTTGAATTGCAAGAATTATCAAAACGTGACACAGAGACCCAAGTGAGTCGATGCTGGTAGAAAAGTGGCTCCAGTGGACTTGCTCAGAGCGGGCTCGGCACAGACCCACAGTTTGTAAAATCGCAGTATCTGCAAAGTGCGGTAAAGGGAGGTGCACCTGTAttttctgctgctgttgggtgACTGCAGTCCGGGTGTGTTGGCCCTCGTTGGTTTATCATGCGGCTCACACCCTCCGTTCCCTTACTGGTCATCTGTGTGGTGTTTCTGGCTGTTACTAAGAGTGcggtactggggcacctgggtgggtcaggcagtcaagcatccgacttcagctcaggttgtgatctcacagctcgtgagttcgagccctgcattgagctctgtgctgacagctcagagcctggagcctgcttttggattctgtgtctccctctccctctgcccctcccccactcacgctctgtctctctctctctctctctctctcaaaaataaacattaaaaaaataataaaagtgtgcCACTGAAATCTCCAACTGATactatttttcattattactaaATCTTTACTATTATCTGGGGGCTCTGATATCTGGCTCATGTGcttattagatcttcttggtgaattgacTCTATTATTAACGTTGATATACTTCTTGGTCTTTTGTAACAGTTTTTGATGCAAAGTCGATCTTGGCTTCTATGCACAGAGCCACCCTGCTCTCTTTGAGTTGCTATTTGCAGCGacatcttttcccttcttttcactTTTGGCCCATGTGTGTCTTTGGATCTGAGTCTTTTGGAGACAGCTCATAGTTGAATCATATGTTTTTAATCCTGAGAGGACAAACAACTCTGTTTCTCCTCTGCTCCTACACGCAGCACTCATACCTCTGAGGACTCCTGGCACTTCTGGTCACCAGGTATGCGGTCCCTCACCTCCATCAAGCAGTCCCCTGACACCAGCTGGGGGTGTCACAGTTCACCTCCCGACGCTGTCTCCCTGGGGATGGCCTCAGTTCCCACTTGTGAAGAGCTCAGTCCTGTACACCGTCCCCGCTACAGACCCCGGTCACAAGGCTTCTCACCGACTGGCTATAAACCGAGGGTCCTGTGACCCCCTTTTTTGGTTCAGTCATTTGCTACAGCTCACAGAATCTGGGAGAACACTTTCCATACTAGTGCTGATTTATCACAGAAGGATACAAGTGAACGTCCACACACACAGGGTGCTCAGAGCAAAGAACTCGGGAAGGGGCCCAGAGCCTCTGTGTCCCTGCCGGGCCAGCCGCCTCAGCGCCTCCATGTGCTCGGCAACCTGGAAGCTCGTCCAGCTCCATCCTCTCGGGGTTTTACGCAGGTTTTATTACATAGGCGTGATTGATTCAATGATTGGCCATTGGTGATGGGTTcggcctccagcccctctcccctctaaGCCTCATGTGGTTGGCTCCACTGGCAACCAGTCCCATCTTGTGGTTATTTAGGGGCTTTAGAAGAGTCACCTTGTGCACACGGCCAGATGAGGTTGAAGGGGGCTCGTTAGGAACAAAAGACAGCTTCATCCTCATGGCTCATCTCTTAGGACGTTCCAGGGGGTTCAGGAGCCCTGTgccaatatatatttcttattagaaatcacagtattggggcgcctgggtggctcagtcggttgagcgtctgacttcagctcaggtcacgatctcgcggtccgtgagttcgagccccgtgtcaggctctgggctgatggctcagagcctggagcctgcttctgattctgtgtctccctctctctctgcccctcccccgttcatgctctgtctctctctgtctcaaaaataaataaatgttaaaaaaaaaaaaaaaaaaaaaaaaaagatcacagtaTCAAAATTCCATTTTGCCAATCTGCGTCTGttaatctgtttacatttttttaaaatgtttatttacttttgagacagagcatgagcatggaaggagcagagagagagggagacacagaatcggaagcgggctccagcctctgagctgtcagcccagagcctgatgtggggctcgaactcacaagccgtgagatactgacctgagctgaagtcagaggcttaaccaactgagccacccaggtgcccctgtttacatttatttttttgagagcttttattttctaagtaatctctacacccaatgtggggctcaaactcatgaccccgcgatcaagagttgcatgctccactgactgagccagatagGCGCTCCttaatctgtttacatttaaagtaattactgcagtcactggggtgcctgggtggccccatttggtgagcctccgacttcagctcaggtcatcatcccacgGTGATTTCAGGCCCTGTGTCCAAcacctttgtgctgacagctcagagcctggaacctgcttcggattctgtgtctctctctttgtctctgcccctccccctgctcattctctctctctctctcactctcagaagtaaatattaaaaaaaataataataaactaattACTGCAATTACTGATAATGAATCGCTTGTTTCTgcatttttgatgtttgttttctgtaggtCTTGTAGCTTTTTGTCCTTTATCCATTACTACCTTCTTTCATGTTTAGTTGATTTTctgtaataacattttttatttccttttgtggatATTCCACGGATATTTTCTTTGTGGCTACCATGAGAGTTCCACATAACATCCTAAAGTTATAACCATCTAATGTGAATTGATATCAACTTAATTCCAATCACACACAAAAACTCTTCTCCTCTGCAGCTCTGCCCTCACCCAGTGCCCGTGTCCACCAGCAAGTGGGACAGGCTGGcaccagtggggggggggtgcatgtgGTCACACAATGGATGCTCTGGGATTCAGCACCCTTCCTTGGGGATCCTGTGCCTCCCACCAACCACTGACCCACCCCTGGACTTTAAAGGCCTGTCATTCTAAAGAACATTCTTAATGGGAAAAAAGGCATGGCAGTGATGCCGTGATGCCAGGACCCTGGCTGGGCACACCGGTCTGCTTTGTGGCAGCCTCACAAGGCCGGGCAAGCTCACGTGTCCGTGTCCCGTGGCCATGCCAGCACGGGCCACCCAGCCCTGCGCCCCTGTCCCTGTGGGAACAGCAGCCAGGGGAGCTGCAGGGTCGGGCCTTCTCCAGGCTGGTGTGTCCCTGCAGCAGGCCCTGGGAGGGGGGGACCCAGGGACAGCGGACTTGGCCTGAGTTTATCTCCTGCTGTAAGCTCTCAGGCGTAGAAGAGAAGAGCTGGAGTCTGTGGTCCCACACACTAGTGCGCCCCATCTCTGGCAGGGGGGTGGCAGGACACGGGGGTTCCAGGCTGTGCATAGCCTGCACGGGTGGGACGGCTTACAGCTGATGTGCCGCCCGGGGGCTTGGGGGCCATGCCACGGGTGGCATGTGGGCCCCGTTGCCACTCCTCGGCCGTGCGGGCTCATGCCCTCCGTGCTCTCTGCTGTTTCAGAGCAGACCTACTGTGACCGCCTGGTCCAGGACACGCCTTTCCTGATGGGCCACGGACGCCTCAGTGAGCAGCAGGTGGACAGGATCATCCTGCAGCTGAACCGCTACTACCCCCAGATCCTCAGCAACAATGATGCAGAGAAGgtgctggggtgaggggaggcgggggggagggggggggggcggcacatctctccctccctgtccctccctccctgggctgggagaaagtgggtgggggggtgggggggtggagaaggaCAGTGGAGGTGAAAGCCTGACTCCTCGCAGTGACGTTGGGCCCGGAACACCGGCTCCTTGAGCCTCAGTCTCTCCCCGTGTCCTCGGGGCCTGCCAGCCCTCCAGAGCCGCTGGAAGCCTCACAGGAGACAGGACAGTGTGCCACTGCGTGTGACaagcctgggaggggagagggggcgggggcgctggCCGGGCTCACCCCAATGCCGCAGGGCTCCGCACCCTGCCTCTTCCAAAGGCTCAAAAGCGGACACCGAGGGAGGTGGGTGCACCTCGCCTGAGCCGCCCTTTCCCTGACTCCCCCTCAGGGCCAGGGCTTTGGGGTGTGGGGCCCCCTCCAGCCGAGTGGCTGAGTGAGCCCCACTCTCGGGGCTGCAGGGCTGCCTACAGGGCTTGGGGCCTCTCCTGGGCACAGTGAGGCTGACCCCCAACACAGCTGGAAGGCTCATGGGCCCTGCCACTGGCTCAGATGCTCAGGTTGTGAAAGTCTACAGCAAAGGAAAAGTACGGGTGGAGTTCATACCTTACTATTGTAATTAAAAGTCTGATACACgcttattatataaatatttgagaagTTTCAGACGTTTATACAAGAAGAAGGAGAGTCCTGCATGCACATTGCCACGCTATTCTGCTCCTTGGTCTCTCTGGCTCCTACCGTCCGCTTGCAGTTTGTTACACTCTGGTTCTGAGGGGAATGGTATgctgccaccaggtggcagcaCCAGGCCACAGCCTCCAGGTCCTGCATCAATGCCACCTGCCGACTCACTGACCTTTAGAACCATACATTTCTCCATGAACTCATCAGAAGATTCtgggttattttgttttgttttcctgcttagCCCTCCGTTTTTAAATTCCTCGAGTCACATTCCTGTTGACTATAAACTACTAGAAGTTATTACTTATGACATCACCTCCTTGATTCCTTGTAGCctttttacaagtgaagaaacagAGTCCCAAGGTGTAAAATGACCTgccaaagtcacatggcaaaCCATCAGCTTTTAACAGGTGGAACAATGTCACCACTGTCTTTCTTGATGACCTGTCCTGGCCTCCACAGGGAGGAGGCTCCACAGGGAGGACCAGTGGCTGTGCTGTGACCACAGCACCGGCTTGGGCGCCACGTGGGTGGGCTGTGGCCCTGGTGGCACTTGATGCCTCCTCTGGGTGCTCTGTGCTGCCGCCCCCGCCGCACCCCGGGCAGGGGCCCCTCTGATGCAGAAGCtggagcccagggcagagccagagcccccagcctccttggccctgcccctccagcctgaCCTTTCCACGCACCCTTTCCACCCCCAGTTCCGGAATCCCAAGGCGTCCCTGCGAGTGCGGCTCTGTGACCTGCTGGGCCACCTGCAGCGGAGCGGCGAGCGGGACTGCCAGGAGTTCTACCGGGCCCTGTACATCCACGCGCAGCCCCTGCACAGCCGCCTGCCCAGCCGGCTGGCCCTGCGTAAgtgcgccccccgcgcccccagaCAGGAGCAAGCTGTCGGATGCGGACACTGCCGCATCTCTCGCGCCTGCTGTTACACAGGAGGAGGCGTCTGGCGGGTGTGGCTCCGCCCTCCCTCCAGCCTGGTGCCCTGGGGCCCGTCACCTGCGGGCTGGGGGCCGCTCACGGCTGTGCCAGCCTTGAGTATCTGTGCCCCCATGGCAGAAACTGAGGTCGTGCCCACAACTGAGGATGCcctggccgggggcggggggatccCCGCAATGTGGGCGTTTCTGTAGAACGATGTCAGGCACGGTGGCTGGTCTGAGGCATGCACGCTTTGGTTTCAAGGGTTTTGGCTGAGAGCTCAAGAGGCACGTGAGTCCCGAGGGACCCTCTGAGCTGCGTGTGGGGATGGAGGAGACACAGGCGGGGATGGCAGTCCAGGCCTGAGACCTCTGTGCCCTGGTCCCCTGGAGGAGGGGCCGGTGTCCCTCGATCTTCTGATGGGAAGCCAGAGGCCTGAGGGACAGGGTGGCTCACCCTGACTGCTCAGCTGGGACCCCGGGGCAGGTGTCCCTGACCTGAGGATGAGCTCTGGTCCAGGACCCGTGTGTCACACCAGCCACTGGGGGGGCCCCACAGTCTGGCTGGGCATCAAGCACCTTCCAGGCTCCTGGGCCATCAGCAGGTGGCTGGTTGGGGAGGTCTGGGAGAGAGTGTGCCCTGCCCTCCTATGGACATCACCAGACTTGGGATGGTACGCTCGGTGCCTGCCTCCGCACGGAGCGGTGCCCCCTACCCATGGCCCTCAGGGTCTCAGGATGTGGACAGAAGGAGATCCAAAACTCAGGGTTCTGTGACGCTGATCCCACGG
Above is a window of Panthera tigris isolate Pti1 chromosome D4, P.tigris_Pti1_mat1.1, whole genome shotgun sequence DNA encoding:
- the CARD19 gene encoding caspase recruitment domain-containing protein 19; translation: MTEQTYCDRLVQDTPFLMGHGRLSEQQVDRIILQLNRYYPQILSNNDAEKFRNPKASLRVRLCDLLGHLQRSGERDCQEFYRALYIHAQPLHSRLPSRLALQNSDCTELDSGTVGRELSDRGPMAFLACLGLAAGLALLVYCCPPDPKVLPGARRVLGFSPIIVDRHVSRFLLAFLTDDLGGL
- the CARD19 gene encoding caspase recruitment domain-containing protein 19 isoform X2; the encoded protein is MTEQTYCDRLVQDTPFLMGHGRLSEQQVDRIILQLNRYYPQILSNNDAEKFRNPKASLRVRLCDLLGHLQRSGERDCQEFYRALYIHAQPLHSRLPSRLALRPMAFLACLGLAAGLALLVYCCPPDPKVLPGARRVLGFSPIIVDRHVSRFLLAFLTDDLGGL
- the CARD19 gene encoding caspase recruitment domain-containing protein 19 isoform X1, whose translation is MGHGRLSEQQVDRIILQLNRYYPQILSNNDAEKFRNPKASLRVRLCDLLGHLQRSGERDCQEFYRALYIHAQPLHSRLPSRLALQNSDCTELDSGTVGRELSDRGPMAFLACLGLAAGLALLVYCCPPDPKVLPGARRVLGFSPIIVDRHVSRFLLAFLTDDLGGL